In the Acanthopagrus latus isolate v.2019 chromosome 23, fAcaLat1.1, whole genome shotgun sequence genome, one interval contains:
- the elavl3 gene encoding ELAV-like protein 3 isoform X14 yields MVTIISTMETQVSNGPSGTSLPNGPVISTNGSTDDSKTNLIVNYLPQNMTQEEFKSLFGSIGEIESCKLVRDKITGQSLGYGFVNYVDPNDADKAINTLNGLKLQTKTIKVSYARPSSASIRDANLYVSGLPKTMSQKDMEQLFSQYGRIITSRILVDQVTGISRGVGFIRFDKRNEAEEAIKGLNGQKPLGAAEPITVKFANNPSQKTGQALLTQLYQTAARRYTGPLHHQTQRFRFSPITIDSMTSLAGVNLTGPTGAGWCIFVYNLSPEADESVLWQLFGPFGAVTNVKVIRDFTTNKCKGFGFVTMTNYDEAAMAIASLNGYRLGDRVLQVSFKTSKQHKA; encoded by the exons ATGGTTACT ataaTCAGCACCATGGAAACCCAGGTGTCCAACGGTCCAAGCGGAACCAGTCTGCCTAACGGTCCAGTCATTAGCACCAATGGCTCAACAGACGACAGCAAAACCAACCTGATCGTCAACTATCTGCCTCAGAACATGACCCAGGAGGAGTTCAAAAGTTTGTTTGGTAGCATTGGAGAGATCGAGTCCTGCAAGCTAGTCAGAGACAAGATAACAG GTCAGAGTTTGGGATATGGCTTTGTAAACTACGTGGATCCAAATGATGCAGATAAGGCCATCAACACACTCAATGGTCTGAAACTGCAGACTAAAACAATCAAG GTTTCATATGCCCGGCCAAGCTCGGCTTCTATTCGCGATGCCAACCTTTATGTGAGCGGTCTCCCGAAAACCATGAGCCAGAAGGACATGGAACAGCTGTTCTCCCAATATGGTCGTATAATTACATCCCGCATCCTAGTGGACCAAGTCACAG GCATATCCCGAGGAGTGGGTTTCATCCGGTTTGACAAGCGAAACGAGGCAGAGGAGGCCATCAAAGGTCTGAACGGACAGAAGCCTTTGGGTGCTGCCGAACCCATCACTGTCAAGTTCGCCAACAACCCCAGCCAGAAGACAGGCCAGGCCTTACTGACTCAGCTGTACCAGACTGCTGCCCGCCGCTACACGGGGCCTCTGCACCACCAGACTCAGCGTTTCAG ATTCTCCCCCATCACCATTGACAGCATGACCAGCCTGGCCGGCGTCAACCTCACCGGTCCAACTGGAGCCGGCTGGTGCATCTTTGTATACAACCTGTCCCCCGAGGCAGACGAGAGCGTTCTGTGGCAGCTCTTCGGGCCCTTCGGCGCCGTCACCAACGTCAAGGTCATCCGTGACTTCACCACCAACAAATGTAAGGGCTTTGGCTTTGTCACCATGACCAACTACGATGAAGCCGCCATGGCTATCGCTAGCCTTAATGGCTACCGCCTGGGTGACCGCGTGCTGCAGGTTTCCTTCAAGACCAGCAAGCAGCACAAGGCctga
- the elavl3 gene encoding ELAV-like protein 3 isoform X8 — translation MVTQIISTMETQVSNGPSGTSLPNGPVISTNGSTDDSKTNLIVNYLPQNMTQEEFKSLFGSIGEIESCKLVRDKITGQSLGYGFVNYVDPNDADKAINTLNGLKLQTKTIKVSYARPSSASIRDANLYVSGLPKTMSQKDMEQLFSQYGRIITSRILVDQVTAGISRGVGFIRFDKRNEAEEAIKGLNGQKPLGAAEPITVKFANNPSQKTGQALLTQLYQTAARRYTGPLHHQTQRFRLDNLLNASYGVKRFSPITIDSMTSLAGVNLTGPTGAGWCIFVYNLSPEADESVLWQLFGPFGAVTNVKVIRDFTTNKCKGFGFVTMTNYDEAAMAIASLNGYRLGDRVLQVSFKTSKQHKA, via the exons ATGGTTACT cagataaTCAGCACCATGGAAACCCAGGTGTCCAACGGTCCAAGCGGAACCAGTCTGCCTAACGGTCCAGTCATTAGCACCAATGGCTCAACAGACGACAGCAAAACCAACCTGATCGTCAACTATCTGCCTCAGAACATGACCCAGGAGGAGTTCAAAAGTTTGTTTGGTAGCATTGGAGAGATCGAGTCCTGCAAGCTAGTCAGAGACAAGATAACAG GTCAGAGTTTGGGATATGGCTTTGTAAACTACGTGGATCCAAATGATGCAGATAAGGCCATCAACACACTCAATGGTCTGAAACTGCAGACTAAAACAATCAAG GTTTCATATGCCCGGCCAAGCTCGGCTTCTATTCGCGATGCCAACCTTTATGTGAGCGGTCTCCCGAAAACCATGAGCCAGAAGGACATGGAACAGCTGTTCTCCCAATATGGTCGTATAATTACATCCCGCATCCTAGTGGACCAAGTCACAG CAGGCATATCCCGAGGAGTGGGTTTCATCCGGTTTGACAAGCGAAACGAGGCAGAGGAGGCCATCAAAGGTCTGAACGGACAGAAGCCTTTGGGTGCTGCCGAACCCATCACTGTCAAGTTCGCCAACAACCCCAGCCAGAAGACAGGCCAGGCCTTACTGACTCAGCTGTACCAGACTGCTGCCCGCCGCTACACGGGGCCTCTGCACCACCAGACTCAGCGTTTCAG ACTCGACAATTTACTAAACGCCAGCTACGGAGTCAAGAG ATTCTCCCCCATCACCATTGACAGCATGACCAGCCTGGCCGGCGTCAACCTCACCGGTCCAACTGGAGCCGGCTGGTGCATCTTTGTATACAACCTGTCCCCCGAGGCAGACGAGAGCGTTCTGTGGCAGCTCTTCGGGCCCTTCGGCGCCGTCACCAACGTCAAGGTCATCCGTGACTTCACCACCAACAAATGTAAGGGCTTTGGCTTTGTCACCATGACCAACTACGATGAAGCCGCCATGGCTATCGCTAGCCTTAATGGCTACCGCCTGGGTGACCGCGTGCTGCAGGTTTCCTTCAAGACCAGCAAGCAGCACAAGGCctga
- the elavl3 gene encoding ELAV-like protein 3 isoform X7: protein MVTQIISTMETQVSNGPSGTSLPNGPVISTNGSTDDSKTNLIVNYLPQNMTQEEFKSLFGSIGEIESCKLVRDKITGQSLGYGFVNYVDPNDADKAINTLNGLKLQTKTIKVSYARPSSASIRDANLYVSGLPKTMSQKDMEQLFSQYGRIITSRILVDQVTGISRGVGFIRFDKRNEAEEAIKGLNGQKPLGAAEPITVKFANNPSQKTGQALLTQLYQTAARRYTGPLHHQTQRFRLDNLLNASYGVKSSPTLFPRFSPITIDSMTSLAGVNLTGPTGAGWCIFVYNLSPEADESVLWQLFGPFGAVTNVKVIRDFTTNKCKGFGFVTMTNYDEAAMAIASLNGYRLGDRVLQVSFKTSKQHKA, encoded by the exons ATGGTTACT cagataaTCAGCACCATGGAAACCCAGGTGTCCAACGGTCCAAGCGGAACCAGTCTGCCTAACGGTCCAGTCATTAGCACCAATGGCTCAACAGACGACAGCAAAACCAACCTGATCGTCAACTATCTGCCTCAGAACATGACCCAGGAGGAGTTCAAAAGTTTGTTTGGTAGCATTGGAGAGATCGAGTCCTGCAAGCTAGTCAGAGACAAGATAACAG GTCAGAGTTTGGGATATGGCTTTGTAAACTACGTGGATCCAAATGATGCAGATAAGGCCATCAACACACTCAATGGTCTGAAACTGCAGACTAAAACAATCAAG GTTTCATATGCCCGGCCAAGCTCGGCTTCTATTCGCGATGCCAACCTTTATGTGAGCGGTCTCCCGAAAACCATGAGCCAGAAGGACATGGAACAGCTGTTCTCCCAATATGGTCGTATAATTACATCCCGCATCCTAGTGGACCAAGTCACAG GCATATCCCGAGGAGTGGGTTTCATCCGGTTTGACAAGCGAAACGAGGCAGAGGAGGCCATCAAAGGTCTGAACGGACAGAAGCCTTTGGGTGCTGCCGAACCCATCACTGTCAAGTTCGCCAACAACCCCAGCCAGAAGACAGGCCAGGCCTTACTGACTCAGCTGTACCAGACTGCTGCCCGCCGCTACACGGGGCCTCTGCACCACCAGACTCAGCGTTTCAG ACTCGACAATTTACTAAACGCCAGCTACGGAGTCAAGAG TTCTCCTACTCTCTTCCCCAGATTCTCCCCCATCACCATTGACAGCATGACCAGCCTGGCCGGCGTCAACCTCACCGGTCCAACTGGAGCCGGCTGGTGCATCTTTGTATACAACCTGTCCCCCGAGGCAGACGAGAGCGTTCTGTGGCAGCTCTTCGGGCCCTTCGGCGCCGTCACCAACGTCAAGGTCATCCGTGACTTCACCACCAACAAATGTAAGGGCTTTGGCTTTGTCACCATGACCAACTACGATGAAGCCGCCATGGCTATCGCTAGCCTTAATGGCTACCGCCTGGGTGACCGCGTGCTGCAGGTTTCCTTCAAGACCAGCAAGCAGCACAAGGCctga
- the elavl3 gene encoding ELAV-like protein 3 isoform X5, with product MVTQIISTMETQVSNGPSGTSLPNGPVISTNGSTDDSKTNLIVNYLPQNMTQEEFKSLFGSIGEIESCKLVRDKITGQSLGYGFVNYVDPNDADKAINTLNGLKLQTKTIKVSYARPSSASIRDANLYVSGLPKTMSQKDMEQLFSQYGRIITSRILVDQVTAGISRGVGFIRFDKRNEAEEAIKGLNGQKPLGAAEPITVKFANNPSQKTGQALLTQLYQTAARRYTGPLHHQTQRFRLDNLLNASYGVKSSPTLFPRFSPITIDSMTSLAGVNLTGPTGAGWCIFVYNLSPEADESVLWQLFGPFGAVTNVKVIRDFTTNKCKGFGFVTMTNYDEAAMAIASLNGYRLGDRVLQVSFKTSKQHKA from the exons ATGGTTACT cagataaTCAGCACCATGGAAACCCAGGTGTCCAACGGTCCAAGCGGAACCAGTCTGCCTAACGGTCCAGTCATTAGCACCAATGGCTCAACAGACGACAGCAAAACCAACCTGATCGTCAACTATCTGCCTCAGAACATGACCCAGGAGGAGTTCAAAAGTTTGTTTGGTAGCATTGGAGAGATCGAGTCCTGCAAGCTAGTCAGAGACAAGATAACAG GTCAGAGTTTGGGATATGGCTTTGTAAACTACGTGGATCCAAATGATGCAGATAAGGCCATCAACACACTCAATGGTCTGAAACTGCAGACTAAAACAATCAAG GTTTCATATGCCCGGCCAAGCTCGGCTTCTATTCGCGATGCCAACCTTTATGTGAGCGGTCTCCCGAAAACCATGAGCCAGAAGGACATGGAACAGCTGTTCTCCCAATATGGTCGTATAATTACATCCCGCATCCTAGTGGACCAAGTCACAG CAGGCATATCCCGAGGAGTGGGTTTCATCCGGTTTGACAAGCGAAACGAGGCAGAGGAGGCCATCAAAGGTCTGAACGGACAGAAGCCTTTGGGTGCTGCCGAACCCATCACTGTCAAGTTCGCCAACAACCCCAGCCAGAAGACAGGCCAGGCCTTACTGACTCAGCTGTACCAGACTGCTGCCCGCCGCTACACGGGGCCTCTGCACCACCAGACTCAGCGTTTCAG ACTCGACAATTTACTAAACGCCAGCTACGGAGTCAAGAG TTCTCCTACTCTCTTCCCCAGATTCTCCCCCATCACCATTGACAGCATGACCAGCCTGGCCGGCGTCAACCTCACCGGTCCAACTGGAGCCGGCTGGTGCATCTTTGTATACAACCTGTCCCCCGAGGCAGACGAGAGCGTTCTGTGGCAGCTCTTCGGGCCCTTCGGCGCCGTCACCAACGTCAAGGTCATCCGTGACTTCACCACCAACAAATGTAAGGGCTTTGGCTTTGTCACCATGACCAACTACGATGAAGCCGCCATGGCTATCGCTAGCCTTAATGGCTACCGCCTGGGTGACCGCGTGCTGCAGGTTTCCTTCAAGACCAGCAAGCAGCACAAGGCctga
- the elavl3 gene encoding ELAV-like protein 3 isoform X11: MVTQIISTMETQVSNGPSGTSLPNGPVISTNGSTDDSKTNLIVNYLPQNMTQEEFKSLFGSIGEIESCKLVRDKITGQSLGYGFVNYVDPNDADKAINTLNGLKLQTKTIKVSYARPSSASIRDANLYVSGLPKTMSQKDMEQLFSQYGRIITSRILVDQVTAGISRGVGFIRFDKRNEAEEAIKGLNGQKPLGAAEPITVKFANNPSQKTGQALLTQLYQTAARRYTGPLHHQTQRFSSPTLFPRFSPITIDSMTSLAGVNLTGPTGAGWCIFVYNLSPEADESVLWQLFGPFGAVTNVKVIRDFTTNKCKGFGFVTMTNYDEAAMAIASLNGYRLGDRVLQVSFKTSKQHKA; the protein is encoded by the exons ATGGTTACT cagataaTCAGCACCATGGAAACCCAGGTGTCCAACGGTCCAAGCGGAACCAGTCTGCCTAACGGTCCAGTCATTAGCACCAATGGCTCAACAGACGACAGCAAAACCAACCTGATCGTCAACTATCTGCCTCAGAACATGACCCAGGAGGAGTTCAAAAGTTTGTTTGGTAGCATTGGAGAGATCGAGTCCTGCAAGCTAGTCAGAGACAAGATAACAG GTCAGAGTTTGGGATATGGCTTTGTAAACTACGTGGATCCAAATGATGCAGATAAGGCCATCAACACACTCAATGGTCTGAAACTGCAGACTAAAACAATCAAG GTTTCATATGCCCGGCCAAGCTCGGCTTCTATTCGCGATGCCAACCTTTATGTGAGCGGTCTCCCGAAAACCATGAGCCAGAAGGACATGGAACAGCTGTTCTCCCAATATGGTCGTATAATTACATCCCGCATCCTAGTGGACCAAGTCACAG CAGGCATATCCCGAGGAGTGGGTTTCATCCGGTTTGACAAGCGAAACGAGGCAGAGGAGGCCATCAAAGGTCTGAACGGACAGAAGCCTTTGGGTGCTGCCGAACCCATCACTGTCAAGTTCGCCAACAACCCCAGCCAGAAGACAGGCCAGGCCTTACTGACTCAGCTGTACCAGACTGCTGCCCGCCGCTACACGGGGCCTCTGCACCACCAGACTCAGCGTTTCAG TTCTCCTACTCTCTTCCCCAGATTCTCCCCCATCACCATTGACAGCATGACCAGCCTGGCCGGCGTCAACCTCACCGGTCCAACTGGAGCCGGCTGGTGCATCTTTGTATACAACCTGTCCCCCGAGGCAGACGAGAGCGTTCTGTGGCAGCTCTTCGGGCCCTTCGGCGCCGTCACCAACGTCAAGGTCATCCGTGACTTCACCACCAACAAATGTAAGGGCTTTGGCTTTGTCACCATGACCAACTACGATGAAGCCGCCATGGCTATCGCTAGCCTTAATGGCTACCGCCTGGGTGACCGCGTGCTGCAGGTTTCCTTCAAGACCAGCAAGCAGCACAAGGCctga
- the elavl3 gene encoding ELAV-like protein 3 isoform X3 has protein sequence MVTQIISTMETQVSNGPSGTSLPNGPVISTNGSTDDSKTNLIVNYLPQNMTQEEFKSLFGSIGEIESCKLVRDKITGQSLGYGFVNYVDPNDADKAINTLNGLKLQTKTIKVSYARPSSASIRDANLYVSGLPKTMSQKDMEQLFSQYGRIITSRILVDQVTGISRGVGFIRFDKRNEAEEAIKGLNGQKPLGAAEPITVKFANNPSQKTGQALLTQLYQTAARRYTGPLHHQTQRFSMIPSLGKGPDPNNSSKPILDNLLNASYGVKSSPTLFPRFSPITIDSMTSLAGVNLTGPTGAGWCIFVYNLSPEADESVLWQLFGPFGAVTNVKVIRDFTTNKCKGFGFVTMTNYDEAAMAIASLNGYRLGDRVLQVSFKTSKQHKA, from the exons ATGGTTACT cagataaTCAGCACCATGGAAACCCAGGTGTCCAACGGTCCAAGCGGAACCAGTCTGCCTAACGGTCCAGTCATTAGCACCAATGGCTCAACAGACGACAGCAAAACCAACCTGATCGTCAACTATCTGCCTCAGAACATGACCCAGGAGGAGTTCAAAAGTTTGTTTGGTAGCATTGGAGAGATCGAGTCCTGCAAGCTAGTCAGAGACAAGATAACAG GTCAGAGTTTGGGATATGGCTTTGTAAACTACGTGGATCCAAATGATGCAGATAAGGCCATCAACACACTCAATGGTCTGAAACTGCAGACTAAAACAATCAAG GTTTCATATGCCCGGCCAAGCTCGGCTTCTATTCGCGATGCCAACCTTTATGTGAGCGGTCTCCCGAAAACCATGAGCCAGAAGGACATGGAACAGCTGTTCTCCCAATATGGTCGTATAATTACATCCCGCATCCTAGTGGACCAAGTCACAG GCATATCCCGAGGAGTGGGTTTCATCCGGTTTGACAAGCGAAACGAGGCAGAGGAGGCCATCAAAGGTCTGAACGGACAGAAGCCTTTGGGTGCTGCCGAACCCATCACTGTCAAGTTCGCCAACAACCCCAGCCAGAAGACAGGCCAGGCCTTACTGACTCAGCTGTACCAGACTGCTGCCCGCCGCTACACGGGGCCTCTGCACCACCAGACTCAGCGTTTCAG CATGATCCCTTCACTTGGAAAGGGTCCAGATCCAAATAACAGCTCAAAACCAAT ACTCGACAATTTACTAAACGCCAGCTACGGAGTCAAGAG TTCTCCTACTCTCTTCCCCAGATTCTCCCCCATCACCATTGACAGCATGACCAGCCTGGCCGGCGTCAACCTCACCGGTCCAACTGGAGCCGGCTGGTGCATCTTTGTATACAACCTGTCCCCCGAGGCAGACGAGAGCGTTCTGTGGCAGCTCTTCGGGCCCTTCGGCGCCGTCACCAACGTCAAGGTCATCCGTGACTTCACCACCAACAAATGTAAGGGCTTTGGCTTTGTCACCATGACCAACTACGATGAAGCCGCCATGGCTATCGCTAGCCTTAATGGCTACCGCCTGGGTGACCGCGTGCTGCAGGTTTCCTTCAAGACCAGCAAGCAGCACAAGGCctga
- the elavl3 gene encoding ELAV-like protein 3 isoform X12, producing the protein MVTQIISTMETQVSNGPSGTSLPNGPVISTNGSTDDSKTNLIVNYLPQNMTQEEFKSLFGSIGEIESCKLVRDKITGQSLGYGFVNYVDPNDADKAINTLNGLKLQTKTIKVSYARPSSASIRDANLYVSGLPKTMSQKDMEQLFSQYGRIITSRILVDQVTAGISRGVGFIRFDKRNEAEEAIKGLNGQKPLGAAEPITVKFANNPSQKTGQALLTQLYQTAARRYTGPLHHQTQRFRFSPITIDSMTSLAGVNLTGPTGAGWCIFVYNLSPEADESVLWQLFGPFGAVTNVKVIRDFTTNKCKGFGFVTMTNYDEAAMAIASLNGYRLGDRVLQVSFKTSKQHKA; encoded by the exons ATGGTTACT cagataaTCAGCACCATGGAAACCCAGGTGTCCAACGGTCCAAGCGGAACCAGTCTGCCTAACGGTCCAGTCATTAGCACCAATGGCTCAACAGACGACAGCAAAACCAACCTGATCGTCAACTATCTGCCTCAGAACATGACCCAGGAGGAGTTCAAAAGTTTGTTTGGTAGCATTGGAGAGATCGAGTCCTGCAAGCTAGTCAGAGACAAGATAACAG GTCAGAGTTTGGGATATGGCTTTGTAAACTACGTGGATCCAAATGATGCAGATAAGGCCATCAACACACTCAATGGTCTGAAACTGCAGACTAAAACAATCAAG GTTTCATATGCCCGGCCAAGCTCGGCTTCTATTCGCGATGCCAACCTTTATGTGAGCGGTCTCCCGAAAACCATGAGCCAGAAGGACATGGAACAGCTGTTCTCCCAATATGGTCGTATAATTACATCCCGCATCCTAGTGGACCAAGTCACAG CAGGCATATCCCGAGGAGTGGGTTTCATCCGGTTTGACAAGCGAAACGAGGCAGAGGAGGCCATCAAAGGTCTGAACGGACAGAAGCCTTTGGGTGCTGCCGAACCCATCACTGTCAAGTTCGCCAACAACCCCAGCCAGAAGACAGGCCAGGCCTTACTGACTCAGCTGTACCAGACTGCTGCCCGCCGCTACACGGGGCCTCTGCACCACCAGACTCAGCGTTTCAG ATTCTCCCCCATCACCATTGACAGCATGACCAGCCTGGCCGGCGTCAACCTCACCGGTCCAACTGGAGCCGGCTGGTGCATCTTTGTATACAACCTGTCCCCCGAGGCAGACGAGAGCGTTCTGTGGCAGCTCTTCGGGCCCTTCGGCGCCGTCACCAACGTCAAGGTCATCCGTGACTTCACCACCAACAAATGTAAGGGCTTTGGCTTTGTCACCATGACCAACTACGATGAAGCCGCCATGGCTATCGCTAGCCTTAATGGCTACCGCCTGGGTGACCGCGTGCTGCAGGTTTCCTTCAAGACCAGCAAGCAGCACAAGGCctga
- the elavl3 gene encoding ELAV-like protein 3 isoform X4, which produces MVTQIISTMETQVSNGPSGTSLPNGPVISTNGSTDDSKTNLIVNYLPQNMTQEEFKSLFGSIGEIESCKLVRDKITGQSLGYGFVNYVDPNDADKAINTLNGLKLQTKTIKVSYARPSSASIRDANLYVSGLPKTMSQKDMEQLFSQYGRIITSRILVDQVTAGISRGVGFIRFDKRNEAEEAIKGLNGQKPLGAAEPITVKFANNPSQKTGQALLTQLYQTAARRYTGPLHHQTQRFSMIPSLGKGPDPNNSSKPILDNLLNASYGVKRFSPITIDSMTSLAGVNLTGPTGAGWCIFVYNLSPEADESVLWQLFGPFGAVTNVKVIRDFTTNKCKGFGFVTMTNYDEAAMAIASLNGYRLGDRVLQVSFKTSKQHKA; this is translated from the exons ATGGTTACT cagataaTCAGCACCATGGAAACCCAGGTGTCCAACGGTCCAAGCGGAACCAGTCTGCCTAACGGTCCAGTCATTAGCACCAATGGCTCAACAGACGACAGCAAAACCAACCTGATCGTCAACTATCTGCCTCAGAACATGACCCAGGAGGAGTTCAAAAGTTTGTTTGGTAGCATTGGAGAGATCGAGTCCTGCAAGCTAGTCAGAGACAAGATAACAG GTCAGAGTTTGGGATATGGCTTTGTAAACTACGTGGATCCAAATGATGCAGATAAGGCCATCAACACACTCAATGGTCTGAAACTGCAGACTAAAACAATCAAG GTTTCATATGCCCGGCCAAGCTCGGCTTCTATTCGCGATGCCAACCTTTATGTGAGCGGTCTCCCGAAAACCATGAGCCAGAAGGACATGGAACAGCTGTTCTCCCAATATGGTCGTATAATTACATCCCGCATCCTAGTGGACCAAGTCACAG CAGGCATATCCCGAGGAGTGGGTTTCATCCGGTTTGACAAGCGAAACGAGGCAGAGGAGGCCATCAAAGGTCTGAACGGACAGAAGCCTTTGGGTGCTGCCGAACCCATCACTGTCAAGTTCGCCAACAACCCCAGCCAGAAGACAGGCCAGGCCTTACTGACTCAGCTGTACCAGACTGCTGCCCGCCGCTACACGGGGCCTCTGCACCACCAGACTCAGCGTTTCAG CATGATCCCTTCACTTGGAAAGGGTCCAGATCCAAATAACAGCTCAAAACCAAT ACTCGACAATTTACTAAACGCCAGCTACGGAGTCAAGAG ATTCTCCCCCATCACCATTGACAGCATGACCAGCCTGGCCGGCGTCAACCTCACCGGTCCAACTGGAGCCGGCTGGTGCATCTTTGTATACAACCTGTCCCCCGAGGCAGACGAGAGCGTTCTGTGGCAGCTCTTCGGGCCCTTCGGCGCCGTCACCAACGTCAAGGTCATCCGTGACTTCACCACCAACAAATGTAAGGGCTTTGGCTTTGTCACCATGACCAACTACGATGAAGCCGCCATGGCTATCGCTAGCCTTAATGGCTACCGCCTGGGTGACCGCGTGCTGCAGGTTTCCTTCAAGACCAGCAAGCAGCACAAGGCctga
- the elavl3 gene encoding ELAV-like protein 3 isoform X1 — protein sequence MVTQIISTMETQVSNGPSGTSLPNGPVISTNGSTDDSKTNLIVNYLPQNMTQEEFKSLFGSIGEIESCKLVRDKITGQSLGYGFVNYVDPNDADKAINTLNGLKLQTKTIKVSYARPSSASIRDANLYVSGLPKTMSQKDMEQLFSQYGRIITSRILVDQVTAGISRGVGFIRFDKRNEAEEAIKGLNGQKPLGAAEPITVKFANNPSQKTGQALLTQLYQTAARRYTGPLHHQTQRFSMIPSLGKGPDPNNSSKPILDNLLNASYGVKSSPTLFPRFSPITIDSMTSLAGVNLTGPTGAGWCIFVYNLSPEADESVLWQLFGPFGAVTNVKVIRDFTTNKCKGFGFVTMTNYDEAAMAIASLNGYRLGDRVLQVSFKTSKQHKA from the exons ATGGTTACT cagataaTCAGCACCATGGAAACCCAGGTGTCCAACGGTCCAAGCGGAACCAGTCTGCCTAACGGTCCAGTCATTAGCACCAATGGCTCAACAGACGACAGCAAAACCAACCTGATCGTCAACTATCTGCCTCAGAACATGACCCAGGAGGAGTTCAAAAGTTTGTTTGGTAGCATTGGAGAGATCGAGTCCTGCAAGCTAGTCAGAGACAAGATAACAG GTCAGAGTTTGGGATATGGCTTTGTAAACTACGTGGATCCAAATGATGCAGATAAGGCCATCAACACACTCAATGGTCTGAAACTGCAGACTAAAACAATCAAG GTTTCATATGCCCGGCCAAGCTCGGCTTCTATTCGCGATGCCAACCTTTATGTGAGCGGTCTCCCGAAAACCATGAGCCAGAAGGACATGGAACAGCTGTTCTCCCAATATGGTCGTATAATTACATCCCGCATCCTAGTGGACCAAGTCACAG CAGGCATATCCCGAGGAGTGGGTTTCATCCGGTTTGACAAGCGAAACGAGGCAGAGGAGGCCATCAAAGGTCTGAACGGACAGAAGCCTTTGGGTGCTGCCGAACCCATCACTGTCAAGTTCGCCAACAACCCCAGCCAGAAGACAGGCCAGGCCTTACTGACTCAGCTGTACCAGACTGCTGCCCGCCGCTACACGGGGCCTCTGCACCACCAGACTCAGCGTTTCAG CATGATCCCTTCACTTGGAAAGGGTCCAGATCCAAATAACAGCTCAAAACCAAT ACTCGACAATTTACTAAACGCCAGCTACGGAGTCAAGAG TTCTCCTACTCTCTTCCCCAGATTCTCCCCCATCACCATTGACAGCATGACCAGCCTGGCCGGCGTCAACCTCACCGGTCCAACTGGAGCCGGCTGGTGCATCTTTGTATACAACCTGTCCCCCGAGGCAGACGAGAGCGTTCTGTGGCAGCTCTTCGGGCCCTTCGGCGCCGTCACCAACGTCAAGGTCATCCGTGACTTCACCACCAACAAATGTAAGGGCTTTGGCTTTGTCACCATGACCAACTACGATGAAGCCGCCATGGCTATCGCTAGCCTTAATGGCTACCGCCTGGGTGACCGCGTGCTGCAGGTTTCCTTCAAGACCAGCAAGCAGCACAAGGCctga